A genome region from Blautia coccoides includes the following:
- a CDS encoding DUF2513 domain-containing protein — translation MKLNPDCVRDILLTAEENCDFLSPWDFHKGDSIDRLNSYSHEEIAYHIRQCELSRLLEAVEYCDGGDWITITDLTPDGHKFLADIRSDTVWKDVKEVSQKVGSSSLSSLSQIATGIISAIIKSHLGIT, via the coding sequence ATGAAGCTGAATCCCGACTGTGTTAGAGACATATTATTAACAGCAGAAGAAAATTGTGATTTTTTAAGTCCCTGGGACTTCCATAAGGGCGATTCTATTGACCGCTTAAACAGCTACTCACATGAAGAAATCGCTTATCACATACGACAGTGTGAACTATCCCGATTATTAGAGGCTGTCGAATATTGTGATGGCGGTGATTGGATTACCATTACGGATTTAACCCCTGATGGGCATAAATTTCTCGCAGATATTCGTTCGGACACTGTTTGGAAAGACGTGAAAGAAGTTAGTCAAAAAGTCGGTTCTTCCTCTCTTTCTTCACTTTCCCAAATTGCGACTGGTATAATTTCTGCAATAATTAAATCTCATCTTGGAATTACATAA
- a CDS encoding pentapeptide repeat-containing protein, with protein MYKEELQEILKKHKKWLAGEDGGVRADLRRADLSEADLRRADLSGADLSEADLSGADLRRADLDFACWPLWCGSLAVKVCKRIAVQLAYHFCKLDCDDPEYITARNAILDFANQFHRVSECGKLEKR; from the coding sequence ATGTACAAGGAAGAATTACAGGAAATATTAAAAAAGCATAAGAAATGGTTAGCCGGAGAAGATGGCGGTGTAAGAGCCGACCTGAGAAGAGCCGACCTGAGTGAAGCCGACCTGAGAAGAGCCGACCTGAGCGGAGCCGACCTGAGTGAAGCCGACCTGAGCGGAGCCGACCTGAGAAGAGCCGACCTGGACTTTGCGTGCTGGCCATTGTGGTGCGGAAGTCTTGCGGTCAAGGTGTGCAAGCGTATTGCCGTGCAATTGGCATACCACTTTTGCAAGCTGGATTGTGATGACCCAGAGTATATAACAGCCCGAAATGCGATACTTGACTTTGCAAATCAGTTCCACCGCGTTAGTGAGTGCGGGAAATTGGAGAAAAGATAG